A genomic region of bacterium contains the following coding sequences:
- a CDS encoding quinate 5-dehydrogenase — MKRVVSVSLGSHTRDKRVETVILDEPFVIERIGTDGDMGRFEALVRDLDGRVDAIGMGGIDLDLRAGNRRYRIRDAARLVRGVRRTPVVDGGGIKASWEKYLILEYLPRTAGVSFTGRRVLLVSSVDRYGMAEAFTEAGAITLFGDFYFALGLPVPMRTLGTVRILAACLLPVITRLPFQWLYPTGEKQERVTPKYPQLFEWAEVVAGDFHFIRRYMPESLAGKTVLTQTITVDDREALRRRGVRRLITASPEMEGRSFATNVLEGIVVALSGSRTDTMAPAQIIDWLLRAGVRPRVETLTPEPGTGAAS; from the coding sequence ATGAAGCGGGTCGTGAGCGTGAGCTTGGGCAGCCACACGCGCGACAAGCGGGTCGAGACCGTCATCCTCGACGAGCCGTTCGTTATCGAGCGCATCGGCACGGACGGCGACATGGGACGGTTCGAAGCGCTGGTCCGCGACCTCGACGGCCGGGTGGACGCGATCGGCATGGGCGGCATCGATCTCGACCTCCGGGCCGGCAACCGGCGTTACCGCATCCGGGACGCGGCGCGCCTCGTGCGCGGCGTCCGGCGCACGCCGGTCGTCGACGGCGGCGGCATCAAGGCGTCCTGGGAGAAATACCTGATCCTCGAATACCTGCCCCGGACGGCAGGCGTGTCGTTTACCGGCCGCCGCGTGCTGCTCGTCAGCAGCGTGGATCGCTACGGCATGGCCGAGGCGTTCACCGAGGCCGGTGCGATCACGCTGTTCGGCGACTTCTACTTTGCGCTCGGCCTGCCGGTTCCGATGCGGACGCTCGGGACCGTCCGCATCCTGGCCGCGTGCCTCCTGCCCGTGATTACACGCCTGCCGTTCCAGTGGCTGTACCCGACCGGTGAGAAGCAGGAGCGCGTGACGCCGAAATACCCGCAACTGTTCGAGTGGGCCGAGGTCGTCGCCGGCGACTTCCACTTCATCCGGCGGTACATGCCGGAGTCGCTCGCGGGCAAGACCGTGTTGACGCAGACGATCACCGTCGACGACCGCGAGGCCCTCCGCCGGCGCGGCGTGCGACGCCTCATCACCGCATCACCCGAGATGGAGGGGCGGTCGTTTGCCACCAACGTGCTGGAAGGGATCGTCGTCGCGCTCTCCGGCAGCCGCACCGACACCATGGCGCCCGCGCAGATCATCGACTGGCTGCTGCGCGCGGGCGTGCGCCCGCGCGTGGAGACGCTGACGCCGGAGCCCGGGACCGGGGCGGCATCGTGA
- a CDS encoding shikimate dehydrogenase has product MSTPPVSRDGAGGAAPGRFAFVIHPLYVQQYAQKFPFTRLLPGRLVERAFRAVPPFEASHITGIVSATGARAEGWFIALPWTPRVLLEAPVELVYRRLVQAGRIAGRLGAGILGLGAFTKIVGDRGVTVARELAIGVTTGNSLTAATAVEGALAAADRMGIAPRGARVAVLGATGSIGAVCSRLLAPQVGSLVLAARRRGPLDALAGRLRAEGAAEVQVTSDVRQAVADAAIVLTVTSATDVLIEPEDLRPGAVVCDVARPRNVSQLVYARRRDVLVIDGGVIDVPGPVDFGLDFGFPPGTCEACMAETMLLALERRYEDYTIGADLDLDRVREIHALMHRHGFRLSGLRRFERRISDDEVEAIRTAARSAPPRPPAARRSAPASAERV; this is encoded by the coding sequence GTGAGCACGCCGCCGGTGAGCCGCGACGGCGCGGGGGGGGCGGCGCCGGGGCGCTTTGCCTTCGTCATCCATCCCCTCTACGTGCAGCAGTACGCGCAGAAGTTCCCGTTTACACGTCTCCTTCCCGGCCGGCTCGTCGAGCGGGCGTTTCGCGCGGTCCCGCCGTTTGAGGCGTCCCACATCACGGGCATCGTCTCCGCGACGGGGGCCCGCGCGGAGGGCTGGTTCATCGCCCTGCCCTGGACGCCGCGGGTGCTGCTCGAGGCGCCGGTGGAGCTCGTGTACCGGCGGCTCGTGCAGGCGGGGCGGATCGCCGGGCGCCTCGGCGCCGGCATCCTCGGACTCGGCGCCTTCACGAAGATCGTCGGGGACCGCGGCGTCACCGTGGCGCGCGAACTGGCCATCGGAGTGACGACCGGCAACAGCCTGACCGCGGCCACGGCGGTGGAAGGCGCGCTCGCCGCGGCGGACCGGATGGGCATCGCGCCGCGCGGCGCGCGCGTCGCCGTGCTGGGCGCGACCGGCTCGATCGGCGCGGTGTGTTCGCGGCTGCTGGCCCCGCAGGTCGGGAGTCTGGTGCTGGCCGCGCGCCGCCGCGGGCCGCTCGACGCGCTCGCGGGGCGGCTGCGCGCCGAAGGGGCGGCCGAGGTCCAGGTCACCTCGGACGTGCGGCAGGCCGTCGCGGACGCCGCGATCGTCCTTACGGTGACCTCGGCGACCGACGTGCTGATCGAGCCGGAGGACCTCCGGCCGGGCGCCGTGGTCTGCGACGTGGCGCGCCCGCGGAACGTCTCGCAGCTCGTGTATGCGCGGCGGCGCGACGTGCTCGTGATCGACGGCGGGGTGATCGACGTGCCGGGGCCGGTGGATTTCGGGCTCGATTTCGGGTTTCCGCCCGGCACGTGCGAGGCGTGCATGGCGGAAACGATGCTGCTCGCGCTCGAGCGCCGGTACGAGGACTACACCATCGGCGCGGATCTCGATCTCGACCGCGTCCGGGAGATCCACGCGCTGATGCACCGGCACGGCTTCCGGCTCTCGGGCCTGCGCCGGTTCGAGCGGCGCATCTCCGACGACGAGGTCGAGGCGATCCGGACGGCGGCCCGGAGCGCGCCGCCGCGCCCGCCGGCGGCGCGCCGGAGCGCCCCGGCTTCAGCGGAACGTGTCTAG
- the greA gene encoding transcription elongation factor GreA, with protein sequence MDEKATILTPEGLRKLEEELEFLKSVKRKEVAERIKQAKEFGDLSENSEYEDAKNEQAFTEGRILTLEGMLRNAKVINNHDVRSDVVSIGSTLKLVDESGEELTFTIVGSPEADPSHDKISNESPVGRAVLGKRKGETVTVHAPAGTIKYTIKGIKR encoded by the coding sequence ATGGACGAGAAGGCAACCATTCTAACGCCCGAGGGTCTGCGCAAACTCGAGGAGGAACTGGAGTTCCTCAAGTCGGTCAAGCGAAAGGAAGTCGCCGAACGGATCAAGCAGGCGAAAGAGTTCGGGGACCTGTCCGAGAACTCCGAATACGAGGACGCGAAGAACGAGCAGGCGTTCACCGAGGGGCGGATCCTGACGCTCGAGGGGATGCTCCGGAACGCCAAGGTCATCAACAACCACGACGTCCGATCGGACGTCGTGTCGATCGGCAGCACGCTCAAACTCGTGGACGAATCCGGCGAGGAACTGACGTTTACCATCGTGGGGTCCCCGGAAGCCGACCCGTCGCACGACAAGATAAGCAACGAGTCCCCCGTCGGGCGCGCCGTGCTCGGCAAGCGGAAGGGCGAAACCGTCACGGTGCACGCGCCGGCGGGAACAATCAAGTATACGATCAAGGGGATCAAGCGCTAG
- a CDS encoding ATP-dependent Clp protease ATP-binding subunit has product MFERFTERARRVIILAQEEAKRLNHSAVGTEHILLGIIREGEGVASKVLESLNINPERVRAEIESAIGRGERTPYEEVAFTPRAKKVLELALDEARRLGHNYIGTEHLLLGLIREGEGVAARVLEAMGADLERVRSQVVYLLGEEGTASYTKQASKTPTLDEFGRDLTKLARENKLDPVIGREREIERVIQVLSRRTKNNPALIGEPGVGKTAITEGLAQRIVRGDVPEVLRSKRVVQLDLAALVAGTKYRGEFEERMKKVMEEIRKAQGEVILFVDELHTLVGAGAAEGAIDASNILKPSLSRGELQCIGATTLDEYRKYVERDAALERRFAPILVSEPNVDQAVEILRGLRERYEAHHGVKIGDDALVAAAQLADKYISDRFLPDKAIDLMDEAASKIRLQASFLPQEVRQAMEKADRARREKEEAIKNQDFEKAAGLRDKEKVLRQKLEELESSWKTDKGRDITTVSADDIADIVSSWTGIPVTRLVEEETEKLLKMEDVIHKRIVGQEEAVTAVSRAVRRARAGLKDSRRPIGSFIFLGPTGVGKTELTLALAEFLFGDENAVVRIDMSEYTERHTVSRLVGAPPGYVGYEEGGQLTEQVRRRPYSVVLLDEIEKAHPEIFNVLLQILEDGRLTDAQGRTVDFKNCVVIMTSNVGAPQIQREGAGLGFRGTADLELDAQRQYEKMKGHVMEELRRTFRPEFLNRVDEIIVFRPLSRDQIAAIVDILMDRVRREIRGQGMGLAITDAARDLLAKEGFDPQYGARPLRRAIQRLVEDPLSDAMLRGRFSSGDEIVIDAHDNELVFEKKREPVTVDKGS; this is encoded by the coding sequence ATGTTTGAACGTTTCACGGAGCGCGCACGCCGCGTCATCATCCTGGCGCAGGAAGAAGCCAAACGGCTGAACCACAGCGCGGTCGGCACGGAGCACATCCTGCTCGGGATCATCCGCGAGGGCGAAGGCGTCGCCAGCAAGGTCCTCGAGTCTCTCAACATCAATCCCGAGCGGGTCCGGGCGGAGATCGAGAGCGCCATCGGCCGCGGCGAGCGGACGCCGTATGAGGAAGTGGCGTTCACCCCGCGGGCCAAGAAGGTGCTCGAGCTCGCGCTCGACGAGGCCCGCCGGCTCGGCCACAACTACATCGGAACGGAGCACCTGCTCCTCGGCCTGATCCGCGAGGGTGAAGGGGTGGCTGCCCGCGTGCTCGAGGCGATGGGGGCGGACCTCGAGCGTGTCCGGTCGCAGGTCGTCTATCTCCTCGGCGAGGAGGGCACGGCCTCCTACACCAAGCAGGCGAGCAAGACGCCGACGCTGGACGAGTTCGGCCGCGACCTGACGAAGCTGGCGCGCGAGAACAAGCTCGATCCCGTCATCGGGCGCGAGCGCGAGATCGAGCGCGTGATCCAGGTGCTGTCCCGTCGCACGAAGAACAACCCGGCGCTCATCGGAGAACCGGGCGTGGGGAAGACGGCGATCACGGAGGGTCTCGCGCAGCGCATCGTGCGGGGCGACGTTCCCGAGGTGCTGCGCTCGAAGCGCGTGGTGCAGCTCGATCTCGCCGCGCTCGTCGCGGGCACGAAGTACCGCGGCGAGTTCGAAGAGCGGATGAAGAAGGTCATGGAAGAAATCCGCAAGGCGCAGGGCGAGGTCATCCTCTTCGTCGACGAGCTGCACACGCTCGTCGGCGCCGGCGCCGCGGAAGGCGCGATCGACGCCAGCAACATTCTCAAGCCGTCGCTGTCGCGCGGCGAGCTGCAGTGCATCGGCGCCACGACGCTCGACGAGTACCGGAAATACGTCGAGCGGGACGCGGCGCTCGAACGGCGGTTCGCGCCGATTCTCGTCTCCGAGCCCAACGTCGACCAGGCGGTCGAGATTCTGCGCGGCCTCCGGGAGCGGTACGAGGCGCACCACGGCGTCAAGATCGGGGACGATGCGCTCGTCGCCGCGGCGCAGCTCGCCGACAAGTACATCTCCGACCGGTTCCTGCCCGACAAGGCCATCGACCTGATGGACGAGGCGGCGAGCAAGATCCGGCTGCAGGCCAGCTTCCTGCCGCAAGAAGTGCGGCAGGCGATGGAAAAGGCCGACCGGGCGCGCCGCGAAAAGGAAGAAGCGATCAAGAATCAAGACTTCGAGAAGGCCGCGGGTCTGCGCGACAAGGAAAAGGTGCTGCGGCAGAAGCTCGAAGAGCTCGAGAGTTCGTGGAAGACCGACAAGGGCCGCGACATCACCACCGTGTCGGCCGACGACATCGCGGACATCGTGTCGAGCTGGACCGGGATTCCGGTGACGCGCCTCGTGGAGGAGGAGACCGAAAAGCTCCTCAAGATGGAGGACGTGATCCACAAGCGGATCGTCGGCCAGGAAGAGGCCGTGACGGCGGTCTCGCGGGCGGTGCGCCGCGCGCGCGCGGGGCTCAAGGACTCCCGGCGCCCGATCGGATCGTTCATCTTCCTCGGGCCGACCGGCGTCGGCAAGACCGAGTTGACGCTCGCCCTCGCCGAGTTTCTTTTCGGCGACGAGAATGCGGTGGTCCGGATCGACATGTCCGAGTACACGGAGCGGCACACCGTATCGCGGCTCGTCGGGGCTCCCCCGGGCTACGTCGGCTACGAGGAGGGCGGCCAGCTCACCGAGCAGGTGCGCCGCCGGCCCTACTCGGTGGTGCTCCTCGACGAGATCGAGAAGGCGCACCCCGAGATCTTCAACGTGCTGCTCCAGATCCTGGAGGACGGCCGGCTCACCGACGCCCAGGGCCGCACGGTCGATTTCAAGAACTGCGTCGTGATCATGACGAGCAACGTGGGCGCGCCGCAGATCCAGCGCGAGGGCGCGGGCCTCGGCTTCCGGGGTACCGCCGACCTCGAGCTCGACGCGCAGCGCCAGTACGAGAAGATGAAGGGGCACGTGATGGAAGAGCTTCGGCGCACCTTCCGGCCGGAGTTCCTGAACCGCGTTGACGAGATCATCGTGTTCCGGCCCCTGTCCCGCGATCAGATCGCGGCGATCGTCGACATTCTCATGGACCGCGTGCGGCGCGAGATCCGGGGCCAGGGCATGGGCCTCGCCATCACGGACGCCGCGCGGGACCTGCTGGCCAAGGAAGGGTTCGATCCGCAGTACGGCGCGCGGCCGCTCCGGCGGGCGATTCAGCGGCTCGTGGAAGACCCGTTGTCGGACGCGATGCTACGGGGCCGATTCAGCTCGGGCGACGAGATCGTGATCGACGCGCACGACAACGAGCTGGTCTTCGAGAAGAAGCGGGAGCCGGTCACGGTCGACAAGGGCTCGTAA
- the radA gene encoding DNA repair protein RadA: MAKTTRVGGGGEATRTVFVCQACGYESTKWLGRCPGCSTWNSFIEERVGGPARAGARPAGGSAAAPVAITDVVLDEAARVRTGIAEVDRVLGGGVVPGSLVLIGGDPGVGKSTLALAIAQHLAAGADRPSVLYVSGEESVRQTKMRASRLGVDAPSLLVLAETDLDQIIAHAGRVRPALVVVDSIQTVYRADIMAAPGSVGQIRECTGDLLRVAKVEGGPAVLVIGHVTKEGAIAGPRVLEHMVDTVLYFEGERHHAYRVLRATKNRFGSTNEIGIFAMTGRGLTEVADPSALFLAERPDGASGSAVVCAIEGTRPLLLEVQALVTRTPFGMPRRTAAGIDYNRLLLLLAVLEKRAGLHLSAHDVYVSVAGGVRVDEPAADLGVAVAVASSHRDRPVDAAAVAVGEVGLGGEVRAVSQIDRRIAEAAKLGFRRLVLPRANLAAIDEMPAGLELAGVEHVAEALERLVT; this comes from the coding sequence ATGGCGAAAACCACCCGCGTGGGCGGAGGCGGCGAGGCCACCCGCACTGTGTTTGTCTGCCAGGCGTGCGGCTACGAGTCGACCAAGTGGCTCGGGCGCTGTCCCGGTTGTTCCACATGGAACAGCTTCATCGAAGAGCGCGTCGGCGGCCCAGCCCGCGCCGGCGCGCGGCCGGCCGGCGGGTCCGCCGCGGCGCCGGTGGCGATCACGGACGTGGTCCTCGACGAGGCCGCGCGCGTCCGGACCGGCATCGCCGAGGTGGATCGCGTGCTGGGCGGCGGCGTCGTGCCTGGATCGCTCGTCTTGATCGGCGGTGACCCCGGCGTCGGAAAATCTACGCTCGCGCTCGCGATCGCGCAGCACCTGGCCGCCGGGGCCGACCGTCCATCCGTGCTCTACGTCTCCGGAGAGGAATCCGTCCGCCAGACCAAGATGCGCGCCTCCCGGTTGGGCGTCGACGCCCCGAGCCTTCTGGTCCTTGCGGAGACCGATCTCGACCAGATCATCGCCCACGCCGGCCGGGTGCGGCCCGCGCTCGTCGTCGTAGATTCCATCCAGACCGTCTACCGCGCCGACATCATGGCGGCGCCGGGAAGCGTCGGCCAGATCCGGGAGTGCACCGGCGATCTGCTGCGCGTCGCGAAGGTCGAAGGCGGCCCGGCCGTGCTGGTGATCGGGCACGTGACGAAGGAGGGCGCGATCGCCGGGCCCCGAGTGCTGGAGCACATGGTCGACACGGTGCTGTACTTCGAAGGCGAGCGGCACCACGCGTATCGGGTGCTCCGCGCGACCAAAAACCGGTTCGGCTCGACCAACGAGATCGGCATCTTCGCCATGACGGGGCGCGGGCTCACCGAAGTGGCGGATCCGTCGGCGCTATTCCTTGCGGAGCGGCCGGACGGGGCGTCCGGGTCCGCGGTCGTCTGCGCGATCGAGGGCACGCGGCCGCTGCTGCTGGAGGTCCAGGCGCTGGTGACGCGCACACCGTTCGGCATGCCGCGCCGGACCGCGGCAGGGATCGACTACAACCGCCTGCTGCTGCTGCTCGCCGTGCTCGAGAAGCGCGCGGGACTGCATCTGTCGGCGCACGACGTGTACGTGAGCGTGGCCGGCGGGGTGCGGGTGGACGAGCCGGCCGCGGACCTGGGCGTCGCGGTCGCCGTGGCGAGCAGTCACCGCGACCGGCCGGTCGACGCGGCGGCCGTCGCGGTCGGCGAGGTCGGGTTGGGGGGCGAGGTGCGCGCCGTCAGCCAGATCGACCGCCGCATAGCCGAGGCGGCGAAACTCGGATTCCGGCGCCTCGTTCTCCCGCGCGCGAACCTGGCGGCGATCGATGAGATGCCGGCGGGCCTCGAGCTCGCCGGCGTCGAGCACGTCGCGGAAGCGCTCGAGCGCCTCGTCACGTAG
- a CDS encoding DUF1573 domain-containing protein has protein sequence MKETSLSFQAQVDEYLVRHRSVLDVVTKLQESTARVNRAIAKAVTTCGCISVTATKQQFPADVGLAELRQYLHTHLDGRLCERCTEAVESEIGSELFYIAALCNLLDLDLMAIQKKEHSRIKSLGIFNLK, from the coding sequence ATGAAAGAGACGAGCCTGTCGTTTCAGGCGCAGGTCGACGAATACCTCGTTCGCCATCGCAGCGTCCTCGACGTGGTCACAAAGCTTCAAGAATCCACCGCCCGGGTCAACCGCGCCATCGCCAAGGCCGTCACCACGTGCGGGTGCATCTCTGTCACGGCGACCAAGCAGCAGTTTCCCGCCGACGTGGGGCTCGCCGAGCTCCGGCAGTATCTGCATACGCATCTCGACGGCAGGTTGTGCGAACGGTGCACCGAGGCGGTGGAGTCGGAGATCGGCTCCGAATTGTTCTACATCGCCGCGCTGTGCAATCTCCTCGATCTGGACCTCATGGCGATTCAGAAGAAGGAACACAGCCGGATCAAGAGCCTCGGCATTTTCAATTTGAAATAG
- a CDS encoding PIN domain-containing protein — MRRLIRGVGLVLGALIGYQVTETFRPLIVQRGGDGLHLAVLVIGVELGAAAGALLSQPIARWFVESMGRALRRLGEVPLRDVVSGAIGLVAGLLVAFLVSLPLQRVPVIGEYILPIAAVLAFGYLGLHLGLQRRDDAPAAFAHMVERMSRERRSRRPAGSPKLLDTSAIIDGRIADICRAGFLEGPLLVPRSVLAELQHIADSGDTLRRNRGRRGLDVLDTMQRELRMVEVYDDGDAPPGEPVDAQLTRLAVALGAAIVTTDYNLNKVAGLQSIRALNVNELANAIKPVTLPGEDLTVHLIKDGKEPGQGVGYLEDGTMIVVEGGKKYIGETLETVVTSVLQTAAGRMIFARPKSLERNGAPR; from the coding sequence ATGCGCCGGCTCATTCGTGGCGTCGGTCTTGTGCTCGGCGCCCTCATCGGGTATCAGGTCACGGAGACGTTCCGTCCGCTGATCGTGCAACGGGGCGGCGATGGTCTCCATCTCGCCGTGCTGGTCATCGGCGTCGAACTCGGCGCGGCGGCCGGGGCCCTCCTGTCGCAGCCCATCGCGAGATGGTTCGTCGAGTCGATGGGCCGGGCGCTCCGGCGTCTCGGCGAGGTGCCGCTGCGTGACGTCGTCTCCGGAGCGATCGGGCTGGTTGCCGGCCTGTTGGTGGCCTTTCTCGTCAGCCTTCCCCTGCAGCGCGTGCCGGTGATCGGCGAATACATTCTCCCCATCGCCGCGGTGCTGGCGTTCGGCTATCTCGGTCTCCACCTCGGGCTTCAGCGGCGGGACGACGCGCCCGCGGCATTCGCGCACATGGTCGAGCGGATGAGCCGCGAGCGCCGCAGCCGCCGGCCGGCGGGGTCCCCCAAGCTGCTCGACACGAGCGCCATCATCGACGGGCGCATCGCCGACATCTGCCGGGCGGGGTTTCTGGAAGGACCGCTGCTGGTGCCGCGCAGCGTGCTCGCCGAGCTGCAGCACATCGCGGATTCCGGAGACACGCTTCGCCGCAACCGCGGGCGGCGCGGGTTGGATGTCCTCGATACGATGCAACGGGAGCTCCGCATGGTGGAGGTGTACGATGACGGCGACGCGCCGCCGGGGGAGCCGGTCGACGCGCAGCTCACGCGCCTCGCCGTTGCGCTCGGCGCGGCGATCGTGACCACCGACTACAATCTCAACAAGGTTGCCGGCCTTCAAAGCATCCGCGCGCTCAACGTCAACGAGCTGGCAAACGCGATCAAGCCGGTGACGCTGCCCGGCGAGGACTTGACCGTCCATCTGATCAAGGACGGCAAGGAGCCCGGGCAGGGGGTAGGATACCTCGAGGACGGGACGATGATCGTCGTCGAGGGCGGCAAGAAGTACATCGGCGAGACGCTCGAGACGGTCGTGACGAGCGTGCTCCAAACCGCCGCCGGCCGCATGATCTTCGCACGTCCCAAATCGCTCGAGAGAAACGGTGCCCCCCGGTGA
- the ispD gene encoding 2-C-methyl-D-erythritol 4-phosphate cytidylyltransferase, whose protein sequence is MIAGPGVAAVVPAAGRGERFGGDGPKALVPLGGRPLLEYALGALAAAPSVGMIVVAAPAEAVDAVAGLARRVAGRKAAAVVPGGPDRQASVAQGLAALPAGPEIVVVHDGARPLVPVPLIEAVAAAAAEGGAATAAIPVDDTVKRAADGWVRTTIDRAGLFRIQTPQAFRRSVLEAAHREAERTGFRGTDDAALVENLGRPVRLVPGAALNLKVTVPDDLALAEALLRRHEPPTPAPRVGIGFDAHRLVPGRPLVLGGVVIPASRGLDGHSDADVIAHAVMDALLGAAGCGDIGRLFPPNDPAYAGADSMELLDRVRALLAERGWRAGHVDVVVLAEAPRLAPHVDAMRAAMARALRTDPAGISIKATTLEGMGAIGREEGIAAQAVASLEPGRDGV, encoded by the coding sequence GTGATCGCCGGACCCGGCGTGGCGGCGGTCGTCCCGGCGGCCGGCCGGGGCGAGCGGTTCGGCGGTGACGGGCCGAAGGCGCTGGTGCCGCTGGGAGGCCGTCCCCTTCTAGAGTACGCGCTCGGGGCGCTCGCCGCCGCGCCCTCCGTCGGGATGATCGTCGTCGCGGCGCCGGCGGAGGCGGTCGACGCCGTTGCCGGTCTCGCGCGCCGCGTGGCCGGTCGGAAGGCCGCCGCGGTGGTGCCCGGCGGGCCCGATCGACAGGCGTCGGTGGCCCAGGGGCTGGCCGCGCTGCCGGCCGGGCCGGAGATCGTGGTCGTCCACGACGGTGCCCGTCCGCTCGTGCCAGTGCCGTTGATCGAGGCGGTCGCCGCCGCGGCGGCCGAGGGCGGCGCCGCCACCGCCGCGATCCCCGTCGACGATACGGTGAAGCGCGCGGCCGACGGGTGGGTCCGCACGACGATCGACCGCGCCGGCCTGTTTCGGATCCAAACGCCGCAGGCGTTTCGGCGGAGCGTGCTCGAAGCGGCGCATCGGGAGGCGGAGCGGACGGGATTCCGGGGAACCGACGACGCGGCGCTCGTGGAGAACCTCGGACGGCCGGTGCGGCTCGTCCCGGGGGCGGCCCTCAATCTCAAGGTGACCGTGCCCGACGACTTGGCGCTGGCCGAGGCGCTGCTGCGGCGTCACGAGCCGCCCACGCCCGCACCGCGCGTCGGGATCGGCTTCGACGCGCACCGCCTGGTGCCCGGGCGGCCGCTCGTGCTGGGCGGCGTGGTGATCCCGGCGTCGCGAGGGCTCGACGGCCACTCCGACGCCGACGTGATCGCCCACGCCGTAATGGACGCGCTCCTCGGAGCGGCCGGATGCGGCGACATCGGCCGGCTGTTTCCCCCGAACGATCCGGCCTACGCCGGCGCCGACAGCATGGAACTGCTGGACCGCGTCCGGGCGCTCCTCGCCGAGCGGGGTTGGCGCGCCGGCCACGTCGACGTCGTCGTGCTGGCGGAGGCGCCGCGCCTCGCGCCGCACGTGGACGCGATGCGGGCGGCCATGGCCCGGGCGCTCCGAACCGATCCCGCCGGCATCAGCATCAAGGCGACGACGCTGGAAGGCATGGGCGCGATCGGGCGCGAGGAGGGCATCGCGGCGCAGGCCGTGGCCAGTCTGGAGCCGGGTCGGGACGGCGTGTGA
- the cysS gene encoding cysteine--tRNA ligase, which produces MTLRVYSTLARRKEPFETVCAGEVRMYVCGPNLYGPSHVGHAMSYVVFDVIRRYLVYRGYRVRYVQNFTDIEDRIIETAAAEGTTIEALAERYAARFLEEMRALGVRPADVYPRATRAIPKMIEIIRGLESRGLAYAAGGDVFFRVAAFPGYGRLSGRSLDEMMAGARVDVDPHKQHPMDFVLWKAAKPGEPAWESPWGPGRPGWHIECSAMSIEYLGPQLDIHGGGQDVVFPHHENEIAQSEGYTGKTFVRYWVHNGLLRLTGGPEKMTRHLGNIIAIREALDRYHADTLRVFFLSSHYRNPLTWSDEALAAAAGGAERLRTARETAADLLTAAKAAPAGGIPVPDPVVQALAGAVPATRGAFEAAMDDDFNTPGALAALFDLAAALNRVTDAAVRRRTPLSPDAADAVRAALDVLSELADVLGLRLETSLTPVQAAGLRDLARKLSHERPDLFDPGRRPDGGAPGEAGPALVDYIARGRVEARRRKDWATGDRVRAHLSELGILLEDTPAGFKWRVR; this is translated from the coding sequence GTGACGCTCCGAGTCTACAGCACGCTGGCCCGCCGGAAGGAACCGTTCGAGACCGTCTGTGCCGGCGAAGTGCGCATGTACGTCTGCGGACCGAACCTCTACGGTCCATCGCACGTCGGGCATGCGATGTCGTATGTCGTGTTCGACGTCATTCGCCGGTACCTGGTCTACCGCGGCTACCGGGTTCGGTACGTGCAGAACTTCACCGACATCGAAGACCGGATCATCGAGACCGCCGCCGCCGAGGGCACGACGATCGAGGCGCTGGCGGAACGCTACGCCGCGCGCTTCCTCGAGGAAATGCGCGCGCTCGGCGTCCGGCCCGCGGACGTGTATCCGCGCGCGACGCGGGCCATCCCGAAGATGATCGAGATCATTCGCGGCCTCGAGTCCCGCGGGTTGGCCTACGCCGCCGGCGGCGACGTCTTCTTCCGCGTGGCCGCGTTCCCCGGGTACGGACGGCTCTCGGGCCGGTCGCTCGACGAAATGATGGCCGGGGCGCGCGTCGACGTCGATCCGCACAAACAGCACCCGATGGACTTCGTGTTGTGGAAGGCCGCGAAACCCGGCGAGCCGGCGTGGGAGAGCCCCTGGGGCCCGGGGCGGCCGGGCTGGCACATCGAGTGTTCCGCGATGTCGATCGAGTATCTCGGCCCGCAGCTCGATATTCACGGGGGCGGCCAGGACGTGGTGTTCCCGCACCACGAGAACGAGATCGCGCAGTCGGAGGGCTACACCGGCAAGACCTTCGTGCGCTATTGGGTGCACAACGGCCTCCTGCGCCTGACCGGCGGGCCGGAGAAGATGACGCGCCACCTCGGGAACATCATCGCGATCCGCGAGGCGCTGGATCGCTATCATGCCGACACGCTGCGGGTGTTCTTCCTTTCATCGCACTACCGGAATCCTCTGACCTGGAGCGACGAGGCACTCGCGGCGGCGGCCGGCGGCGCCGAGCGGCTGCGGACCGCGCGCGAAACCGCGGCCGACCTGCTGACGGCCGCGAAGGCTGCCCCGGCCGGCGGGATTCCGGTCCCGGACCCCGTCGTGCAGGCGCTCGCGGGCGCCGTTCCTGCGACGCGCGGGGCCTTCGAGGCCGCCATGGACGACGACTTCAACACGCCCGGCGCGCTGGCGGCGCTGTTCGACCTGGCCGCGGCGCTGAATCGCGTCACGGATGCGGCGGTCCGGCGGAGGACCCCGCTGTCGCCCGACGCGGCCGACGCCGTCCGGGCGGCGCTCGATGTCCTCAGCGAGTTGGCGGACGTCCTCGGGCTGCGGCTCGAGACATCGCTGACGCCCGTGCAGGCTGCCGGCCTGCGCGATCTCGCCCGCAAACTCTCGCACGAGCGGCCCGACCTGTTCGATCCCGGCCGGCGGCCGGACGGCGGGGCGCCGGGAGAGGCGGGGCCGGCACTCGTGGACTACATCGCACGCGGACGCGTCGAGGCGAGACGGCGCAAAGACTGGGCCACCGGCGACCGCGTGCGGGCGCATCTGTCGGAACTCGGCATCTTGCTCGAGGATACGCCCGCCGGATTCAAGTGGCGCGTGCGGTAG